One window of the Shewanella khirikhana genome contains the following:
- the fliQ gene encoding flagellar biosynthesis protein FliQ: MTPEALIDIFREALAVIVMMVSVIIVPGLIVGLIVAVFQAATSINEQTLSFLPRLLVTLFGLMLAGHWLVRTMMDFFMEMVQLIPQVVG, from the coding sequence ATGACTCCAGAAGCCCTGATTGATATCTTCCGTGAAGCCCTGGCCGTTATTGTAATGATGGTCTCGGTCATCATTGTGCCCGGGCTTATCGTGGGGCTGATTGTGGCCGTGTTTCAGGCGGCCACCTCTATTAACGAACAAACCTTAAGCTTCCTTCCCCGTTTGCTGGTGACCCTGTTCGGCCTGATGCTGGCCGGCCACTGGCTGGTGCGCACCATGATGGATTTCTTTATGGAGATGGTGCAGCTGATCCCACAGGTCGTTGGCTGA
- the flhF gene encoding flagellar biosynthesis protein FlhF codes for MKIKRFFAKDMRAALAQVKETLGADAVIMSNKKVTGGIEIVAAVDYDEPKPNLEPKPAMPNPFEQVSEDKVSLGGRQPVRASRQKVNEAPADSLQALLERQQSRMNQQMGRVVEEDDMPAWARGLEAPAAPKMKDAPRQATFTPDADKSRAGGRQQIELDAMKEELASLRNLLTHQVSSLMMEQKKRTDPVGAMLETRLLEAEFSPAVASKLAGLAQHYTPAELVKALPQSLANMLDNQGDDIVRRGGVVAFVGPTGVGKTTSIAKIAARFAAHHGADQVALITTDHYRIGAFEQLATYGKIMGCPVKQAHDLNELQQILYQLRNRKLVLIDTAGMGQRDMRLVEQLDNLTANSALPIRSYLVLSATSQRRVLQDAVKHFKRIPLSGAVLTKLDESVSLAGALSILIQSGLPLSYVTDGQRVPEDMQVADTLSLAKQALDALNEPEYQGIDNNLWSDNTTCAFE; via the coding sequence GTGAAAATCAAACGTTTTTTTGCAAAAGATATGCGCGCCGCTCTGGCCCAGGTCAAAGAAACCCTCGGCGCTGATGCCGTGATCATGTCCAACAAAAAAGTCACCGGTGGCATCGAGATTGTGGCCGCGGTGGATTACGACGAGCCCAAGCCTAACCTCGAGCCAAAGCCAGCCATGCCCAATCCGTTTGAGCAGGTTTCGGAAGATAAAGTCTCTTTGGGTGGCCGCCAGCCTGTGCGCGCCAGCCGTCAAAAAGTTAACGAAGCACCGGCCGATTCATTGCAGGCGCTGCTGGAGCGTCAACAAAGCCGCATGAATCAGCAAATGGGCCGCGTGGTGGAAGAAGATGATATGCCAGCCTGGGCCCGTGGCCTGGAAGCGCCCGCCGCGCCAAAGATGAAAGACGCACCCCGTCAGGCTACTTTTACCCCGGATGCGGACAAATCCCGCGCAGGTGGCCGCCAACAAATTGAGCTTGATGCCATGAAAGAAGAGCTGGCATCGCTGCGTAATTTGCTGACTCATCAGGTTTCTTCTTTGATGATGGAGCAAAAAAAGCGCACCGATCCTGTGGGTGCCATGCTGGAAACCCGGCTGCTGGAGGCGGAGTTTTCACCTGCAGTTGCATCCAAGCTGGCAGGGCTCGCTCAGCACTATACACCGGCAGAACTGGTGAAGGCATTGCCACAAAGTTTGGCAAATATGCTTGATAATCAAGGTGATGACATTGTTCGTCGCGGCGGTGTGGTGGCCTTTGTTGGTCCAACCGGCGTGGGTAAAACCACCTCGATTGCCAAAATTGCCGCCCGTTTTGCAGCGCATCACGGTGCCGATCAGGTGGCTTTAATCACCACAGATCATTATCGCATCGGAGCCTTTGAGCAATTGGCAACTTATGGCAAAATCATGGGATGTCCTGTGAAGCAAGCTCATGATCTCAATGAGTTGCAACAAATTCTTTATCAGCTGCGCAATCGCAAGCTAGTATTGATAGATACCGCCGGTATGGGCCAGCGAGATATGCGCCTGGTTGAACAACTGGACAATTTGACGGCGAACAGCGCCTTGCCGATTCGCAGTTATCTGGTATTGTCAGCTACATCGCAGCGCCGGGTGCTTCAGGACGCCGTTAAGCACTTTAAGCGCATCCCTCTGTCGGGGGCTGTGCTGACCAAACTGGATGAATCCGTGTCTCTGGCAGGAGCACTGAGTATCCTTATTCAGAGTGGCCTGCCGCTGAGTTATGTAACCGACGGACAACGTGTGCCCGAGGATATGCAGGTGGCAGATACTCTGTCGCTGGCTAAGCAGGCGCTCGATGCCCTGAATGAACCTGAGTATCAGGGTATCGATAATAATTTATGGTCGGATAACACGACCTGTGCGTTTGAGTGA
- the flhB gene encoding flagellar biosynthesis protein FlhB has protein sequence MAENDTSQERTEEPTGRRLEQAREKGQVARSKELGTAAVLLAAATGFLMMGPSLAKALHNVMTLAFNQSREQIFDTNSMLNIWAPIAKELVLPVLGLVLVLAALAFAGNIALGGITFSSNGILPKGSKMSPIAGFKRMFGVQALVELTKGLAKFSVVALAAYVLLSFYFMEIIQLSAEHLPSNVYHALDLLVWMFLLLCCSMLFIVVIDVPFQIWNHKKQLKMTKQEVKDEYKDTEGKPEVKGRIRQMQREIAMRRMMAEVPNADVIVVNPEHYAVALKYDAKRSPAPFVVAKGVDTVAFKIREIAREYDVAIVSAPPLARAIYHTTKLNQQVPDGLFTAVAQILAYVFQLRQYRKGRGRKPTPIPLNQPIPDEFKY, from the coding sequence ATGGCAGAGAACGATACCAGCCAGGAACGCACAGAGGAGCCCACGGGGAGGCGACTCGAACAGGCCCGGGAAAAAGGTCAGGTCGCCCGTTCCAAAGAACTTGGCACAGCTGCAGTACTGCTTGCTGCAGCCACCGGCTTTTTGATGATGGGCCCAAGCCTTGCCAAGGCGCTGCATAACGTGATGACCCTGGCCTTTAATCAAAGCCGTGAGCAGATCTTTGACACCAACTCCATGCTCAACATCTGGGCGCCAATTGCCAAAGAGTTGGTGCTGCCGGTGCTTGGTCTGGTGCTGGTGCTGGCGGCACTGGCCTTTGCCGGTAACATCGCCCTTGGCGGCATCACCTTCTCAAGTAATGGCATTCTTCCCAAGGGCAGTAAGATGAGCCCCATTGCCGGTTTTAAGCGGATGTTTGGGGTGCAGGCGCTGGTGGAGCTCACCAAGGGGCTGGCCAAGTTCTCGGTGGTGGCGCTGGCAGCCTATGTGCTGCTGTCGTTTTATTTTATGGAGATTATCCAGCTCTCGGCGGAGCATCTGCCGTCCAATGTTTACCATGCCCTCGACCTGCTGGTGTGGATGTTTCTGCTGCTGTGCTGCTCGATGTTGTTCATTGTGGTGATTGATGTGCCGTTTCAGATCTGGAACCACAAAAAACAGCTGAAAATGACCAAGCAGGAAGTGAAGGATGAATACAAGGACACCGAAGGTAAGCCTGAAGTAAAGGGTCGTATTCGGCAGATGCAGCGTGAAATTGCCATGCGCCGTATGATGGCAGAGGTGCCCAATGCCGATGTGATTGTGGTTAACCCCGAGCACTATGCGGTGGCGCTGAAATACGACGCCAAGCGCTCGCCAGCGCCCTTTGTGGTGGCCAAAGGCGTGGATACCGTAGCGTTCAAAATCCGTGAAATTGCCCGGGAATACGATGTGGCCATTGTATCGGCGCCGCCATTGGCACGGGCGATTTACCACACCACCAAGCTTAACCAGCAGGTGCCCGATGGCCTTTTTACCGCGGTGGCGCAGATACTGGCGTATGTGTTCCAGCTCAGGCAATACCGCAAGGGGCGCGGCCGTAAACCCACTCCCATCCCACTTAACCAGCCTATTCCTGACGAGTTCAAATACTGA
- a CDS encoding RNA polymerase sigma factor FliA, whose protein sequence is MNKAAAYTSMEDKTSIVEQYAPLVKRIAHHMLARLPASVQLDDLLQAGMIGLLEASTKFDGGKGAKFETFAGIRIRGAMLDEIRKGDWVPRSVHRNQRRVAQVIDELEQELGRDARDSEIAERLDMSLDEYHHILNDVSVGKIIGIEDLGVSQDVLVPDGEQTDDIYDDLAGSQFQQALADAIRQLPERDALVLSLYYDEALNLKEIGAILDVSESRVCQIHSQAMLRLKGKLKHWTHV, encoded by the coding sequence GTGAATAAAGCCGCGGCGTATACCTCCATGGAGGATAAAACCTCCATCGTTGAACAGTACGCACCGCTGGTAAAAAGAATCGCGCACCATATGTTGGCCAGATTGCCGGCATCCGTACAGTTGGACGACTTGCTCCAGGCAGGCATGATTGGCCTGCTGGAGGCCTCGACCAAGTTTGATGGTGGCAAAGGCGCCAAATTTGAAACCTTCGCCGGGATCCGCATTCGCGGCGCCATGTTGGATGAAATCCGCAAGGGCGACTGGGTGCCACGGTCAGTACACCGTAACCAGCGAAGAGTAGCCCAGGTCATTGATGAGTTAGAGCAGGAGCTGGGGCGGGATGCCCGCGACAGTGAAATTGCCGAAAGACTTGATATGTCGCTGGATGAATACCATCATATTCTCAATGATGTTTCTGTAGGGAAAATCATAGGGATAGAAGATTTGGGCGTATCTCAGGATGTGCTGGTTCCCGATGGGGAGCAAACAGACGACATCTATGACGACCTGGCGGGTAGCCAGTTTCAACAGGCCTTGGCAGATGCCATTCGCCAGTTGCCGGAGAGAGACGCATTGGTGTTATCGCTTTATTACGATGAAGCACTGAACTTAAAAGAAATAGGTGCCATTCTTGACGTCAGCGAGTCGCGGGTATGCCAGATCCACAGTCAGGCGATGCTCAGACTCAAGGGCAAGCTCAAGCATTGGACACACGTATAA
- a CDS encoding MinD/ParA family protein, with translation MTRDQASGLRMMNQPYNEKVKVIAVTGGKGGVGKTSVSINTAVALAEKGKRVLVLDADLGLANVDVMLGLRAEKNLSHVLSGDAELDDIILRGPKGIGIVPATSGTQAMVELTSAQHAGLIRAFSEMRTQFDVLIVDTAAGISDMVLSFSRAAQDVLVVVCDEPTSITDAYALIKILSREHGVFRFKIVANMVRSLREGMELFAKLSKVTDRFLDVALELVATIPFDENLRKSVRKQKLIVEAYPKSPAAIAYHGLANKVLSWPIPQQPGGHLEFFVERLVHRPEYQEDRASE, from the coding sequence ATGACCCGTGATCAAGCAAGCGGTTTACGTATGATGAATCAGCCATATAACGAAAAAGTAAAAGTCATTGCCGTCACTGGCGGCAAGGGTGGGGTAGGCAAAACCAGCGTTTCCATCAATACGGCTGTGGCTCTGGCAGAAAAGGGCAAGCGTGTGTTGGTGCTGGATGCTGACTTGGGTCTGGCCAACGTCGACGTCATGCTGGGGCTTCGCGCCGAGAAAAATCTTTCCCACGTGTTATCGGGCGATGCGGAGCTCGATGACATCATTCTCCGTGGTCCCAAGGGGATTGGTATAGTGCCAGCCACTTCCGGTACCCAGGCCATGGTGGAATTAACCTCTGCACAGCACGCCGGACTTATCCGCGCTTTCAGTGAAATGCGCACCCAGTTCGATGTACTGATTGTGGATACCGCAGCCGGTATCTCTGATATGGTACTGAGCTTCTCCCGCGCCGCCCAGGATGTACTGGTGGTGGTGTGTGATGAGCCTACGTCCATCACGGATGCTTATGCCCTCATTAAGATCCTCAGCCGCGAACACGGTGTGTTCCGGTTCAAAATTGTTGCAAATATGGTGCGCAGTCTCCGGGAAGGTATGGAGTTATTTGCTAAACTCAGCAAAGTAACTGACCGCTTTCTGGATGTGGCACTGGAATTGGTTGCAACAATTCCCTTCGATGAAAACTTGCGAAAATCAGTACGTAAGCAAAAATTGATCGTAGAAGCCTATCCGAAGTCTCCAGCCGCGATTGCATATCACGGTTTGGCCAACAAGGTGCTGAGCTGGCCTATACCCCAGCAGCCCGGTGGTCACCTGGAGTTCTTTGTAGAGCGTCTGGTGCACCGTCCCGAGTATCAAGAGGACAGAGCGAGTGAATAA
- the fliR gene encoding flagellar biosynthetic protein FliR, translating to MEVLLDTLMGTLKAYLWPLFRISAMFMVMPVFGANTTPVRVRLLLSVAVTFAISPMLPPMPEGELFALSSVFVSAQQILIGVAMGMVALMMMQIFVLTGQIIGMQTSLGFSFMVDPGSGQQTPVLGNFFLLLATLIFLAVDGHLLMIRMLVMSFDTLPVSISGISIENYRALALWGSYMFGAALTMSLSAIVALLLINLSFGVMTRAAPQLNIFAIGFPVVMISGLFILWLTLAPVMSHFHEIWEAAQVLLCDITHFQCQVN from the coding sequence ATGGAAGTCTTACTCGATACGCTGATGGGTACCCTGAAGGCGTATCTGTGGCCGCTGTTTCGTATTTCCGCCATGTTCATGGTGATGCCGGTGTTCGGCGCCAATACCACCCCGGTACGGGTTCGTTTGCTATTGTCTGTGGCGGTGACCTTTGCCATCAGTCCTATGCTGCCACCCATGCCTGAGGGCGAACTTTTCGCGTTAAGCTCGGTATTTGTCAGCGCTCAGCAAATTCTGATTGGCGTGGCCATGGGGATGGTTGCGCTGATGATGATGCAGATTTTTGTGCTCACCGGCCAAATCATAGGTATGCAAACCAGTTTGGGTTTCTCCTTTATGGTTGACCCGGGTTCTGGACAGCAAACCCCTGTATTGGGTAACTTTTTCCTGCTGCTGGCGACGCTGATTTTCCTTGCCGTGGATGGCCATCTTTTGATGATCCGTATGCTGGTGATGAGCTTCGATACCCTGCCTGTGTCCATCAGTGGCATCAGTATCGAAAACTATCGCGCGCTGGCGCTTTGGGGCAGCTACATGTTTGGCGCTGCGCTCACCATGTCGCTGTCGGCGATTGTGGCCTTGCTGCTAATCAACCTGTCTTTTGGGGTGATGACCCGCGCCGCGCCTCAGCTCAACATTTTCGCCATCGGTTTCCCGGTGGTGATGATTAGCGGTCTTTTCATTCTTTGGCTCACCCTGGCGCCTGTGATGTCCCACTTCCATGAAATCTGGGAAGCGGCACAGGTCTTGCTGTGTGATATCACCCATTTTCAGTGTCAGGTGAACTGA
- the flhA gene encoding flagellar biosynthesis protein FlhA: protein MDVMGQLGQIKKIKPANLQGLGTPALVLAALAMIVLPMPAFLLDILFSFNIALALVVLLVAIYTNRPLDFAAFPTVLLVATLLRLALNVASTRVVLLEGHNGADAAGKVIEAFGSVVIGGNYAVGLVVFLILIIINFAVVTKGAGRISEVSARFTLDAMPGKQMAIDADLNAGLINQEQARTRRAEVTKEADFYGAMDGASKFVKGDAIAGILILVINILGGFIIGMVQHGLDFSSAVEIYTLLTIGDGLVAQIPGLLLSIAAALMVTRQNEEGDMGGMVMSQMFDNPKSLAIAAGVLFVMGIVPGMPHMAFLSFALATGAGAFFLNKRIEKRKAEALEAAASGTVDKLDNSPKELGWDDVRHVDTIGLEVGYRLIPLVDKGQGGELLSRIKGVRKKLSQELGFLVPAVHIRDNLDLAPSTYRVSLMGVVVGEAEIRHDCELAINPGQVFGQLDGVVTRDPAFGLEAVWIAPELKEHAQTLGYTVVDASTVVATHISQVLTNNASKLLGYEEVQQLMDILAKHSPKLVDGFIPDVMSLGNVVKVMQNLLNEGVSVRDLRTIVQTLLEYGPKSNDTEVLTAAVRIALKRMIVQEIAGPEAEIPVITLAPELEQMLHQSMQASGGDGPNIEPGLAERMQQSLADAAQRQEMVGQPAILLTSGMLRSTLSRFVKYTIPNLRVISYQEVPDEKQIRIVSAVGQ, encoded by the coding sequence ATGGATGTAATGGGCCAGCTTGGGCAGATTAAGAAGATAAAACCGGCAAATTTGCAGGGACTGGGCACACCAGCCCTGGTGCTTGCTGCCCTGGCAATGATTGTATTGCCCATGCCGGCATTTTTGCTGGATATCCTGTTCTCGTTCAACATCGCCCTTGCGCTGGTGGTGCTGCTGGTGGCTATTTACACCAACAGGCCGCTGGATTTTGCCGCATTCCCCACAGTGCTGCTGGTTGCTACCTTGCTGCGACTGGCGCTGAACGTTGCTTCTACCCGGGTAGTATTGCTTGAAGGTCACAATGGCGCCGACGCTGCCGGTAAAGTGATTGAAGCGTTCGGCTCGGTCGTGATTGGCGGCAACTATGCCGTGGGTCTGGTGGTGTTCCTAATCCTCATCATCATCAACTTTGCCGTAGTGACCAAGGGTGCAGGCCGTATCTCCGAGGTGAGTGCCCGCTTTACCCTGGACGCCATGCCCGGTAAACAGATGGCCATCGATGCCGACCTTAACGCCGGTCTTATCAATCAGGAACAAGCCCGTACCCGCCGCGCCGAAGTGACCAAGGAAGCCGATTTCTACGGCGCCATGGACGGTGCGTCCAAGTTTGTGAAAGGTGACGCCATCGCCGGTATTTTGATCCTGGTGATCAACATCCTGGGCGGCTTCATTATTGGTATGGTGCAACACGGCCTGGATTTTTCCAGTGCGGTTGAAATCTATACCTTGCTGACCATAGGTGATGGTCTGGTGGCGCAAATCCCCGGCTTGCTGCTGTCGATTGCCGCGGCGCTGATGGTGACCCGTCAGAACGAAGAAGGTGATATGGGCGGCATGGTGATGAGTCAGATGTTTGACAATCCCAAGTCGCTGGCCATTGCCGCCGGGGTATTGTTTGTGATGGGTATTGTGCCCGGCATGCCCCATATGGCGTTTTTGTCGTTTGCTCTGGCCACCGGGGCCGGTGCCTTTTTCCTCAATAAGCGCATCGAGAAGCGTAAAGCCGAAGCCCTGGAAGCCGCGGCCAGTGGCACTGTCGATAAGCTGGATAATTCGCCCAAAGAGCTTGGCTGGGACGATGTGCGCCATGTGGATACCATCGGCCTAGAGGTGGGTTACCGTTTAATCCCATTGGTGGATAAAGGTCAGGGCGGTGAGCTGCTGTCCCGTATCAAGGGCGTACGCAAGAAGCTGTCGCAGGAATTGGGCTTTTTGGTGCCTGCGGTGCATATCCGTGACAATCTGGATCTGGCGCCCAGTACTTACCGGGTGTCGCTGATGGGCGTGGTTGTGGGTGAGGCGGAAATCCGCCACGACTGCGAGCTTGCCATTAACCCGGGGCAGGTGTTCGGCCAGCTCGATGGCGTCGTGACCCGCGACCCGGCCTTCGGTCTTGAAGCTGTGTGGATTGCCCCTGAGCTGAAAGAACACGCCCAGACCTTGGGCTACACCGTGGTGGATGCCTCAACCGTGGTGGCAACCCATATCAGCCAGGTGCTGACCAACAATGCGTCCAAGCTGCTCGGCTACGAAGAAGTACAGCAGCTGATGGATATTCTCGCCAAGCATTCGCCCAAGCTGGTGGATGGCTTCATTCCCGATGTGATGTCCCTTGGCAACGTGGTGAAGGTGATGCAAAACCTGCTCAACGAAGGGGTATCGGTGCGGGATCTGCGCACCATAGTCCAGACACTGCTGGAATATGGTCCCAAGTCCAACGATACCGAAGTATTGACTGCGGCGGTACGTATTGCGCTTAAACGTATGATTGTTCAAGAAATCGCCGGTCCAGAGGCGGAAATCCCTGTCATAACTTTGGCGCCAGAGTTGGAACAGATGTTGCATCAGTCTATGCAGGCTTCCGGGGGCGACGGTCCCAACATCGAACCCGGATTGGCCGAGCGGATGCAACAGTCACTGGCTGACGCCGCTCAGCGGCAGGAAATGGTGGGTCAACCCGCTATCCTGCTGACCTCGGGAATGCTGCGCTCGACGCTGTCGCGCTTTGTGAAATACACCATTCCCAACCTGAGGGTGATTTCCTACCAGGAAGTCCCCGATGAGAAGCAGATAAGAATTGTGTCAGCCGTGGGCCAGTAA